The window AACAATCGATAactacaataaaatgataataataatgactacaaaAGCAGCTGTATAGACAATGGAGATTTTAAGGAACTTTTTGAGCATATACAAGTGTATGTCTAAACATAATTCGAAATCACAAAATAAATGACGAAAGGATCGAAAGAAGGAGATTGAGgcaaacgggaggaggaggaggagagagagagagaggatgtaaggaaagaaagtgggagaagggaatagaggaggaggatagcaagagaaaggaaggtagagttgaataaaaaaaactgaggtggagaaagggagggaaattagATATACAGGATATGGCGAACAggagaatggaaaatgaaaaaggtaaagagaggtaaagaggaagaggatttataaagaaaaaagaagagatgaaaaagagataaaggagggactAAGAGGAatgacaaagaaagggaaagatagagaatggaagagggcagagaaagaggagagagaaaggagaatgaagagaagcaGAGTaaggtaataagggaggatgaggaaggagagaggaagagtgagagagagagagagagagagagagagagagagagagagagagagagagagagagagagagagagagagagagagacagagagagagagagagagaaagggggggatgtaAGGCAAATAGAGGAGATAAAGAGttggaaatacagagaaagagtagagaaaggagatgagaaaaataTTAATAGCGGAAAATTGGAGAAGAATAtgcaaggaaaagagggaaggaagagaaggaaagagaaaggaaggtaggaaaatgagacaaagaaaggtatagaaggagagaggaaggcagagagtaaaagaaatgaagaattaggagagagataaagaagagagaggggttgaagggaaatatatgaaaacggaagaaaggaagatgagagaaagaggaaataagtaaaggaaaaaagggaaaggaagagaagagagagaaagaaaaggcagttgagagagaagaaaggagaaagaggaggcagagagaggaagaagcgagagactGAGAAAGTGGACAAAAAGCAATAAGGATCCTTTACATtccaataacaataaaggtagttGGAAAAAATAAGTGTTAGAATTAATTTTTGAtttcaaaataaaaaagttttactatcagaaaagaaaataaagatagtaatagcgTCTCCACATATATATCAGCATCAATGAAATTGACAGCAAGGTCTAActgaatgattattactataattatggtaatcataatatttacgataatgaaaataacagcaaaaaattattataatgatgataataataataacaaaaataatatcaataatagtaactataatcatcattacataataataaacataataccaACAAATagtaatcaataatgatactaaaaaataaccaaatgataaccataatcatattACCAAAAGCACAAGAATAGCTTTTTGACTGAGATTGATAAATAACAGCATAGAATGCCACTGGGAGGAAGGGCCCGGAGCCGAGCACCGTCCTCGGCTTCCCTTACCAGAAGATCCGCGGGCGTTGGGGTCAGCGCCCCCCGCGAGCAGCGCCTCCGCCACCGCTCTGTGGCCCTCCTCGGCAGCCACGTCCAGGGGCCGGATACCTGCGGGGGAAGAGACACTTGGGTTAATTCCTCGGCTGCACTGCACTTGCGCCGGCAACCAGATTAAGACGAGGGTATAATCAAGATTACATACACGTGCACGGACTCAAACACGCGcacatgaaaaagaatgaaaaaatatatgtatacaaatatgtaggtTTGTATGCAGATGTGTATGAGGCATTGAGacaggtagatgtgtgtgtgtgtgtgtgtgcatatatatccttttttcattaatatacgtatgcatacaaacatatatattatatatctataaacttatatatatatatatatatatatatatatatatatatatatatatatatatatatatatatatatatatgtgtgtgtgtgtgtgtgtgtgtgtgtgtgtgtgtgtgtgtgtgtgtgtgtgtgtgtgtgtgtgtgtgtgtgtgtgtgtgtgtgtgtgtgtgtgtgaatgtatagtatataatatatatatatatatatatatatatatatatatatatatatatatatatatataatatatatatatatatgtatatatctatatctatctatctatctatctatctatctatctatctatctatatatatatatatatatatatatatatatatatatatatatatatatatatatatatatatatatatatatacacgtgtgtgtatgtacatatatgtattcatacgagaatatatatatatatatatatatatatatatatatatatatatatatatatatatgtgtgtgtgtgtgtgtgtgtgtgtgtgtgtgtgtgtgtgtgtgtgtgtgtgtgtgtgtgtgtgtgtgtgtgtgtgtgtgtgtgtttgtgtgtgtgtgtgtgtgtgtgtgtgtgtgtgtgtgtgtgtgtgtgtgtgtgtgtgtgtgtgtgtgtgtgtgtgtctgtgtatgtgtgttcatttatacaaacatacatacatatatatatatatatatatatatatatatatatatatatatattaatatatatatacatatatatatacatatatatatatataaatatatatatatatatatatatatatatatatatatgtatgtatttatatataaatacatatatatttaaatataaatatatatattcatatatataatatatatatatatatatatatatatatatatatatatatatatatatatatatatatatattcatatgtgtgtgtgtgtgtgtttgcgtgtgtgtgtgtgtgtgtgtgtgtgtgtgtgtgtgtgtgtgtgtgtgtgtgtgtgtgtgtatgtgtgtgtgtgtgtgtgtgtgtgtgtgtgtgtgtgtgtgtgtgtgtgtgtgtgtgtgtgtgtgttcatttatatatatttatacatatacatatacatatatatatatatatatatatatatatatatatatatatatatatatatatatatatatatatatatatatattatatatatatatatatatatattatatatatatatatatatatatatatatatatatatatatatatatatatatatatatgtatgtatatataaatatatatattcatatataaaaatatttttacatttaaatatatatgtatatataaaaaaagagaaaatatatatatatattatatattatatatatatatatatatatatatatatatatatatatatatatatatatatatatatatatatatatatatatatatatatatatatatatatatatatatatatgtgtgtgtgtacatatatgtgtgtgtgtatttacgcatatatatatgtttatatatatatatatatatatatatatatatatatatatatatatatatatatatatgtgtgtgtgtatgtgtgtgtgtgtgtatatacgcatatatatatgtttatatatacataaacatgtatatatatatatatatatatatatatatatatatatatatatatatatatatatatatatatatatatatatatatatatatatatatatatatatatatatatatatatatatatatatatatatatttatatatatacatgtatatatacacgtgtatatatatatatatatatatatatatatatatatatatatatatatatatatatatatatatatgtatatatatagatatatacataggtgtgtatatataggtacacacacacacacacacacacacacacacacatatatatatatatatatatatatatatatatatatatatatatatatatatatatatatatatatatatatatatgcatatatttatacataaatatatatatacatatatacatctatatacatatatatgttaatataaatatataaatatatatatatatatatatatatatatatatatatatatatatatatatatatatatatatatatataatgtatatgtatccatgcatgtatatatatgtatttatataaatatacatgtatatatatatatatatatatatatatatatatatatatatatatatatatatacatatatatatatatatatatatatatatatatatatatatatatatatatatatataaatatacatgtatatatatatatatatatatatatatatatatatatatatatatatatatatatatatatatatatatatatatatatatatatatatatatatatatatatatatatatatatacgcgcgtgtgtatgtatatatatgtattcatacgagaatatatatatatatatatatatatatatatatatatatatatatatatatatatatatatatatatatatatatatatatatatatatatatatgtgtgtgtgtgtgtgtatgtgtgtgtgtgtgtgtgtgtgtgtgtgtgtgtgtgtgtgtttgtgtgtgtgtgtgtgtgtgtgtgtgtgtgtgtgtgtgtgtgtgtgtgtgtgtgtgtgtgtgtgtgtgtgtgtgtgtgtgtgtgtgtgtgtgtgtgtgttcatttatatatacttatacatatacatatacatatatatatatatatatatatatatatatatatatatatatatatatatatatatatatatatataattatatatatatatatttaatatatatatatatatatgtatatataaatatatatattcatatataaaaatatttttacatttaaatatatattcatatataaaaaaaagaagaaaaaaaatatatatgtatatatatatatatatatatatatatatatatatatatatatatatatatatatatatatatatatatatatatatatttatatgtatgtatgtatatgtatgcatgattatatttttgtataatcatgtatatatatgtatatatatatatatatatatatatatatatatatatatatatatatatatatatatatatatatatatatatatatatgtacatatatgtgtgtgtgtatctaagcatatatatatgtttatatatatatatgtatatatatgtgtgtatatacgcatatatatatgtttatatatacataaacatgtatatatatatatatatatatatatatatatatatatatatatatatatatatatatatatatttatatatatacacgtatatatatatatatatatatatatatatatatatatatatatatatatatgtatgtatatatatagatatatacataggtgtgtatatataggtacacacacacacacacacacacacacacacacacacacacacacacacacacacacacacacactatatatatatatatatatatatatatatatatatatatatatatatatatatatatatgcatatatttatacataaataaatatatatatacatatatacatctatatacatatatatgttaatataaatatataaataaatatacatatatatatatatatatatatatatatatatatatatatatatatatatatatatatatatatatatatatatataatgtatatgtatccatgcatgtatatatatgtatttatataaatatacatgtatatatatatatatatatatatatatatacatatatatatatatatatatatatatatatatatatatatatatatgtgtgtgtgtgtgtgtgtgtgtgtgtgtgtgtgtgtgtgtgtgtgtgtgtgtgtgtgtgtgtgtgtgtgtgtgtatgtgtgtgtatacaaacacacacacacagaaagcggaaaagagagaaaactaaacTTAATCAGGATCATTTAAATTCTAAAAACCATGGAAATggtaggaaaaaataaaagtttttgaATTAACAATtgatttgaaaatgaaaaaaggtatcaatataagaaatgaaaataaacaattaataatcaataatgataatagcaaaaaagatcatatcataatcaaaatacctACAAACACAACAGTAGCTTTAttacatataaaacaataatgaaaacagaaataacagcATGGAAAGGCACAGGCAGGAAGGGCCCCTCGCCGAGCGCCGTCCTCGGCTTCCCTCCGCCTTACCCCTTCGATCCTGCGCATTGGGGTCAGCGCCGTCCGAGAGCAGCGCCTCCACCACCGCTCTGTGGCCTTCCTTGGCAGCCTCGTGCAGGGGCCGGATACCTGCAGAAACAATATTGAGAGGAGGAAatactctttctattttcttctcaaataaatattacatatttacGCGTGCACGGACACGagcatacaagaaaaagaaaagaagaaaaaaaatatatgtatatacacaaatatggtGGTttgtatataatagtatataatgCATTAAGAAtagcagatatgtgtgtgtgtgtttccgcatacatattaatttttaaaaataaatatacataaatacatacatatatatatatatatatatatatatatgtatatgtgtatatgtatatatatatatatatatatatatatatatgtttatttatatatatatatatatatatatatatatatatatatatatacatgtatatatatatatatatatatatatatatatatatatatatatatatatatataaatatatatatatacatgtatatatatatatatatatatatatatatatatatatatatatatatatatatatatatgtgtgtgtgtgtgtgtgtgtgtgcatgtgtgtgtgtgtgtgtgtgtatgtgagggtgtgtgtgtgcgtgagggtgtatgtgtgtgtatttatacaaatatatatatatatatatatatatatatatatatatatatatatatatatatacatatatatatatatatatatat of the Penaeus vannamei isolate JL-2024 unplaced genomic scaffold, ASM4276789v1 unanchor5376, whole genome shotgun sequence genome contains:
- the LOC138861441 gene encoding uncharacterized protein, whose protein sequence is MNYTTKVSGPCTRLPRKATERWWRRCSRTALTPMRRIEGVSGPWTWLPRRATERWRRRCSRGALTPTPADLLQFMCYRDRPPALASSAGRAPAWAALPCPFGRVA